AACCGCCTTTGTGCCTCCAACCGCAATTCGCGCTTGAGAGCGCGTTCCATCAGCGAAGACGTGCCGCGCGGCCCGGCCACCGCCCGTGCGGCGGCCAGAGTTCCCTGGCTGATGGTGACCGTGACAGGCCGGGTCGGCCCCTGGCCGACCTGCTCGAAAATCTCCGGCCGAATCTCCGCCCCTGTCATATAAGATATATTGCCATATAAACGCGGGACCGCCTCGGCCAGGACCGGGTCGGCTTTGAGGTTGATGCGGATGGCGTGGAAGCCGCGCCACACGAACACGGCGCTGATCGGGAACGGGACGGCCGCCATGGCGTGGAAGCTGCGCCACGCGAACACGACGATGATCCGGAACAGGACGGCCGCCATGACGTGCACCAGGGCGCCCAGGCCGCGGCTCCGCGTATTGGGCGGGTACGCTCGACATGAGCCGAAGGCGCGAGCCGCGCGTCGGCTGACACCGTGTGGCAACGGAGGGGCGGCATGACGAATCCTTTTGACGGTACGGGTCAACCTGCTTCTTGGGCGGGCGGGTCGCAGCCGGCGCCGGGCGGGGGACCGCAATGGCCGAGCGCCGGTGAAACGCCCCAAGCCGGTCCCGGACAGGCGCCGATCCAAGCCGGCGCGCCTGCCCCTGGATGGGGTGGGCCGGCAGCCGGCGTGCCGGGCGGCGTCCCCAACGGGGGCGTGTTCTCACAACCCGCGTTCGCAGCGCCGAATCCTCGGCCCCTGCCATTGCCGCCCCCGCCGCCAAAACGGGGTAAAGGATGGATCGGCGTGGTCGCCGCAGTCGCGGCCGTGGGGATCGGCGTGGCCGCCTTCATGTACTGGCGGGGGGACAACGGCGACTTCGCCCAGTTCTGCGCGCTCTACAACGAGGAGGGCTCGGGAGCCGCATTGAGTGCGGATGATCTGGAACAGGGCCTCGTGGAGCTGCGAAAGGCGGCGCCAAGATCCGTCAAAGCAGACATCGGCAACCAGTTGGCGTTCATTCGCGAAGAACCCGAATTGAACCGGCTGGTCATGGACCCCGGCGCGGCGCAGGCGCTCACCCCGGCCGAGCAGCAGCAGTTCCTGAACGACCTGAAGGACGCCTTCGCCAAGTACGACATGGAAGGGTCGATCAAGCGGGTCCGCAACGAGGCGGCCCGCTGCCCGAACGCCAATTGAATGCCCCGCCGGAGGCAGGCGGAGGGCGACGGGTCAGACACGGCCATGCTAGAGTTAACATCTGTTGCGATAGCTATAACAACTCGGGTGGTAGAGCGTGGGAAAGGCGATGTCCGGTCCAAGCTGGGGGATCTTGGCTACGGGGGTGATCGCGCACGCGTTCGCGCAGGCCCTGTCTGCAGATGGGCACCAAGTTGTCGCAGTCGGGTCGCGCAGCCGCGCCCGCGCCCGGCAGTTTGCGACTGAACACGGCATAGCGCGCGCCTATGGCAGTTATGAGGAGCTCTGCGGGGACCCTGGTGTCGATATCCTCTATGTCGCCACGCCTCATGTTTTCCACCTTGAAAACGCCTTGATGGCCTTGGACAACGGCAAGCATGTGCTGATCGAGAAGCCGATTGCGATGAATGCCCAGCAGGCCGCGACCATCGCGACCCGTGCGCTGGAGACGGGCCTAGTGGCCATGGAGGCGATGCGCACGCGGTTCTTGCCCCACATGGCCGAGGTCCGGCGCATCGTCGAATCCGGGGCGCTAGGGGAGGTTCGGGCGGTCCACGCGACCATGATGCACAACTCCGGTCGACCGGCGCTCCATCGGGTCAACAATCCGGTGTTGGGTGGCGGCGCATTGCTTGACTTGGGCGTCTACCCAACGGCTTTCGTTCTTGACCTGTTGGGCGAACCCGAGCGGATTCAGGCCTGCGCCGTCATGAGCGCCCAGAGGGTTGACTGCGTGACCTCTGCGGCGTTCGTCTATCCCAGCGGCGCGGCGGCCGCGTGGACGGTCGCCATCAACGCCAAGGCTGACGCGCGGGCCGTAGTGGCAGGGTCCGAAGCACGCATCGAGATTGGTCAGCCGTGGCATTGCGACACCGACCTGACTTGCGTCGACAATCGCGGCGATGTCATTGCGCGCTATGGCGGCTCCGGCGGCAGTCCGGGTTTGCACTACCAGGCCCGCGCCATGGAAGCCTTGGTAGCTGGAGAGGACCGCACCCCGCAAGGCGCTCCCGCAAACCTCATGCCCGTGAGTGAGTCTGTCAGGGTGATGCGCTGTTTGGACTCCATCGGCGTGAAGATCGGCCTGACCTACCCATCCGATTCCAGGTAGTCGAAGCGAAAGGACCCCCACTATGGGCCGTTTGTCCGGCCAGGAACGCCTGGAGAAAGTAAGGGACTACGTGCTGTCCGCTGGAACGGTCCGCAATGAAGACCTTGCCAGCGAGTTCCACGTGTCTCTGATGACGGTGCATCGCGACCTGGACCGCCTGGCGGCGGAAGGGTGGCTGCGACGAGTCCACGGAGGCGCGACTGTTGAGAGGTCCGTTCTATTCGAGTCGAATGTCAAGTTTCGGTCGCTCGAAAACGCTGAAGCCAAGGCCAAGATCGCACGGGCGGCAGCCGACTTGGTCCAACCCGGTCAGGCGGTCTTGCTGGACGACTCGACAACCGCCTTGGCGGTGGCCCGCGAACTCGTGCTGCGTGGTGACCCGTGGACGGCCATAACCAACGCCAACCAAGTCGTCAACCTGGTCGCGGCTCAATCAAATGCTGACTTGATCGCTCTGGGCGGTGTCTACTACCCGTCTGCCGACGCGTTCTTTGGGGCCGGCACGGTGGCGGCATTGTCCAACCTGTACGCCGACATCGCCATGATGTCGACCAGCGCTATCACCGCCGGGGACTGCTACCACCAGCTTCAAGACTCGATAGCGATCAAGCGGGCCATGCTGGCTTCGGCCGAGCGGGCAGTGATGCTGGCCGACTTCACGAAGCTCTCCAAGCATGCCCTACACAAGTTCGCCACCCTGGCCGAATTCGCGACAGTGGTGGTCGATGACGCCGCATCCTCCGAGCAGATCAGCGAACTCGGCGAGTACCTGGCGGACGTGCGGGTCGCCGGAACCGTGGGGTAGCGGGCGGCGCGGCCGTCAACGCAAGGGGCGCTTCATCCGGTAGTAGGCGCTGTTCCAGCGTAGCTCCTTGGCAAAGGCGCGTTCGGTGGTGCTTTGGTCGATCACCAGGAGTTCGACCCCCAGCATCTCGGCCAAGTCCTCGATGACCTCGCGGGGAACAGACTGCGTCAGCAACGTGTGGTGTGGCGCGCCGGCCATCATCCAGCAAGTTGCCGACGTGCTCAGAGCTGGTTCCGGACGCCAGACGGCTCGTGCCACCGGCAAGTTGGGCATGGGCTGGTCTGGCGGGACCACCTGCACCTGATTGGCGGTCAGGCGGAAACGGTCTCCCAGATCGCAAAGCCCCAACACCATGGCCGGACCGGGATCAGCGTCGAACACCAGGCGGACCGGGTCGGAACGGTTGCCAATGGAAAGGGGATGGATTTCGAGCGATGGCGTGCTGGTGGTCAGCGACGGGCAGATCTCAAGCATGTGGGCGCCCAGGACCTTCTCTTCGCCGGGCACGAGGTGGTAGGTGTAGTCCTCCATTAGAGAGGAGCCGCCAGCCAGCCCGTGGCCCATCACCTTCGCCGCCCGCACCAGCAGGGCGGTTTTCCAGTCGCCTTCAGCGCCGAAGCCATAACCGTCCGCCATGAGGCGTTGGATGGCGAGGCCCGGGAGTTGGACCAAGTCTCCAAGATCCTCAAAAGTGTCAGTCAGCGCCCATGCGCCCTGCTGTTCGAGGAAGGAGCGCAGAGCCAGTTCCTGTTTGGCGGCGTACAGCAGATCGCCCCGGCGCTCGCCCCCCGGCGACAGTTCGCCGACCACTCGGTATTGATCGTCGTAGGCGGCAGCCAGTGCCTTCGCTTCGGCGTCGGACACACGGTCGATGCCGTCCACCAAATCGGCCACGCCCCAAGTGTTGACCGAGGAGCCGAAGACATGCTCGGCTTCCACTTTGTCGCCCTCGGTCACCCCAACGTTGCGCATATTGTCGCCGAAGCGGACCACCCGCAATGACCTCAGTTCAGCGCGCCCGGCGGCGGCTCTCATCCAGGTGGCTATGCGCTGGCGCACCTGAGGTTGGGAGACGTGGCCGGCCACCGACGTGCGGGCCGCGCCGAGGCGGGTCTCCATGAAGGCGAACTCCCGGTCGCCGTGGGCCGATTGGTTGAGGTTCATGAAATCCATGTCGATGCTGGCCCATGGCAACTCCGCCGCGAACTGCGTGTGAAGGTGCAAAAGGGGCTTGTCGAGGGCGTCCAACCCCTGGATCCACATTTTCGCAGGACTGAAGGTGTGCATCCAGGCGATAACGCCAACGCAGGATTGGTCCAGGTTGGCCTCGCGCATGACCCGAAGGATGCCGTCACGATCTTTCAACACCGGCTTCCAAACGATCTTCAGCGGCAGGTGGCCTTCCGCCGCCAGTTGGTCGGCGATCTTTCGGGACTGATCGGCGACCTTGGTCAGCGCTTCGCCGCCGTAAAGATCCACGCTGCCTGTGAGGAACCAGACGTCGCGGTGGTCAAACGGTGATTTCATGGCTTCTTCTTCCTTTCCAGCGGAGCCGAGCGGCCCGCGCGCTCTTACTTGATGGAACCTGCCGCCAGACCCGAAACCAGGTTGCGTTGAACCAGCAGGAAGATCAGAATGATCGGCACGGACACGGCCAGCGACGCTGCCATGATCTGGTTCCAGTAGACCTGTTGCTGTGTGGCGTATTGGCGTAAGCCTATGGCCAGAGTTGCGGTGTCGGCGTTTGTCATGACGGACGAGAACAGCAGTTCTCCCCACGAAGTCATGAAGCAGTAGACGGCGACAGCGATGATCCCCGGACGGGCAACCGGTATCACGATGCGGGTCAGCGCCCCGAAGGCGTTGAGGCCGTCCACCTTGGCCGATTCGTCCAGTTCCTTGGGTATGCCGTCCAAGTAGCCGACCAGCATCCAAGTGGCGAACGGTAGTTTGAAGGTGAGGAAAGTCACTATGAGACCCGTCCTCGTCTGGTAGAGGATATCTTGTCCGATCAATTCATCGATGTTGACGAAGATCAACACAAGTGGCACAAGAAACAGCACCCCGGGGAACATCTGCGTGGAAAGGACCGCGCCAAGGAACGCGCCCCTGCCCCGGAAACGGTAACGAGAGACGCCGTAGGCAGCGGCCAATGCCACCACCAATGCCAGCAGAGTGGAGACGGTGCAGACGATCAGCGAGTTGGCGAAGTAGCGGGCCAGCGGCACCGTCTGCCACATTTCGCCGAACGCTTCGAAAGTCACGTGTTTGGGCCACCATTCAAAAGCGTTGCGCACCTCGACCAACGGTTTGAGCGAACTTGTGAGCATGACATAGATGGGGGCGAGGGCGAACAACGTCAGGAAGATCGAGACTGCGTAACGGAAGATGCGGAAGGAAAGGTCTTCACTTTTCATTGCGTTCTCCTCTGCGGTTCCACGCCAGCCAACCGCCCGTCACGACCAACAGGAAAAGCAGGGCGAGGACCGACATCGCTGAGCCCAGGCCGAACTCCCAGGTGTGGAAGGACGTTGAATAGACGTGGATGGTGATGACGTCCATCGACTTCGGCGGGGTCTCGCCGAACAGGACGAACGCCGTGTTGAAGTCGTTGAAGCTCCAAAGGAACATCATGAGGATCAAGACGGCGTTGACGGGTCGAAGCAGTCCCAAGGTGATGTGGCGGATTTGCTTCCACGAGTTGGCGCCGTCTATGGACGCCGCCTCATATACGTCATCGCCGATGGACTGAAGGCCGGCGGTGATCGAGAGGAATGCGAAGGGCCAAGTGCGCCAGATGGCGACCGTGGCGGCGGCGAAGAACGCTTTGTCGCCGAGCAGCCAGAACTGCTGTTCCTCAAACAGATGAAGGGTGTCCACCAGCAGCTTGTTGACCAAGCCTCCTTCGCGTTGGAACATGAACGACCAGACGATCACCCCGGCGAACACCGGCATGGCGTAGGGAATCAAGAAGACGGTGCGCAGCCAGCCCCTTCCCCTGAAGGAGCGCTGGAGGGTGACGGCTCCGGCGAAGCCCAACGCCCATGATGAGGCCACCACCACAAGCGCGTAGGCGATCGTCACCAAGAAGGAATGCAGTAAGGCGGAACCGACCGAGGTGTCGAAGTCCAAGGCCACGCGGTAGTTGTCCAGGCCGGCAAACGGCGCGTGGAACCACTGCCTGATGAAGTACTGGTTCAGCGAGAAGAAGCTGGTTATGACGCCAGACGCCATGGGCACCAGGTGCACCAGCAACTCAAACAGCAGTGCCGCCCCGACGAACAGGTAGGGCGTGAAACGCGGGTTGACGGCCCCGCGCCGCCGCTTTGGGCGGCGGCGCGGGGGCACGTCAGTCTTGACTGGTGCGCTCATAACGTTTTCTGAGGCATCATGTCTTGAGCTGCGTCAAGTGCAGTCTTGACATCCTCAAGCGTGACAGCTTTGTCGCCGATTGCGGCTTGTCCGATCAGGCGGGACAATTCCCCGCCGGCGTTGGTTTGGAAAGCGTTGTTGTCGCCGTTCAGCGGCAGCGCTTGGGAACGATTCGCGAGGATGTCCACGAACGTTTCGGCCCATTCCTGGTTGGGGATGAAGTCGAGAGAGGCGCCCTCGATCACGGGAAGCACGCCGTAGGCGGCGTCCATCGCCTTCAGAGTCTGTTGATCGGTCATGAACTTCACGAACTCGAGGGCTTCCTCCTTGTGCTTGGTGTTCTCGAAGATGGCGATGTTGGTTCCCGCGATCATTGATTGCACGTCCTTGCCGCCCGTGGGAAGCGGATCGATCAAGGGCAACGGCACAACACCGAAGTCGTCGGTGCTGAGACCGGCGTCGGCGATCGCATTGATGACCGAGCCGTTCTGCTGGATGACGGTTGCCACCTTGCCTTGGAGGAACTCGTTCACGGCGTCGCCGCCGTTGGTCGACTCGTAACTGGAAGGCGACACGTAGCCCTTCTGAAACAAGTCAACAAATTGCAACGCCGTTTGTGCCATTCCCTCGGTGTTGATCGTCGCGTTGGCGTCCTCGTCGAAGGGAAGCACGCCGTGTTGCACGCCGTAGATGAACAAGAAGTGCATGATCATCGAGTTGTTGGCCCCCGGGTAGGCCAAGCCGTAGACGCCATTGTCCGGATCGGTCAGCGTGTCCAACTGCTCAAGGTAGTCCGCCCAGGTTTCCGGCGGCGTGAGGCCCGCTTCTTCATAGATCTTTTTGTTGTAGAAGAGCGCGTAAACCTGCGAGTAGAGCGGCAGCGAAGTGACCGGGTCCAAATCCGTGGTCGAGAAGGCGGCTGGCACGAACTTGTCCTTCCCACCGATCGCGGCGAGGGCGTCCGCGTCGAACGCCATGAGAGCTCCGGTCGAACCGTACCTGAAGGCGTTGGTGTTTCCGAAATTGAGCACGTCTGGGCCGCGCATCGTTGTGGTGGCGGTCACGATCCGATCGTTGATCTCGCTCCACGGCACAACTTCAAGGTCGATCTTGATCCCCGTCTCTTCGGTGAATTTGGATATCTGTTCGCCCAACTTCTCCTCGTCGAACGGTATGGATGGCCCCTGATTCGTGGCCCAATAGGTCAGCGTGACGCTGGACTTGGCCTCGTCGCCGCCTGTGGAATTGGACTGGTCGCCGCAGGCTGCGAGCGAGGCCATCAGAATGGTGGCAGCCGCGACGGCTAGTGTGCGAGTGGTTTTCATGGTCGCCTTTCTTGTGTTCTTTCCTATTTTGGGGATCAGCGGTTGGTCTCTAGTAATGCACGGCCGGGCGAGTGTACTGGAAGCCGTCAGTTGGCCCGGTTGCCCATTCGCGAGCCAGGTCTTCGTTGAGGTCGTGACCGATGCCGGGCTTGCCGTTGGGGTACAGGTAGCCTCCTCGCCAGTCGAGGGGGTCGACGAGCAAGGATTTGTAAGCTGGGTCCTGGTAGTCGCCGTTGCCCTCCATAATCAAGGTGTTGGGCGCCGACAAGGCCAGGTGCTGAGAGGCGGCGGGCGCCAGCGGGCCGCCAAAAATGTGCGGCGTGATCTGGATCCCGTGGGCTTCGGCCAAAGCAGCGATCTTTGCGGCTTCAGTCAGGCCTCCCACCTGCGTCACATCGAAGTTGAAGATGTCAGCCGCCTTGGCCTCTGCCAGTCGGGCAAATTCCCATTTTGAGGACAGCCGTTCGCCGGCAGCCACCGGAATGGTGGTCTTGCGGGCGACCCGTGCCATCTCGCTCGGCAATTCCGGTTCGACCGGCTCCTCGAACCAGAGCGGATCGTAGGGCTCCAATCGCTTGGCGAAACGAACTGCGCCGGAGGCCGTGAACTGGCCATGCGTGCCGATCATCATGTCGGCGCGGTCGCCGATCGCCGCTCTGATGGCCGCCGCCAGGCCCTCAGCCTTGGCGAGCAGCTTCTGGGTCGGTTGGATCGGGACGGGCTGCAGCGCGTAGGTGTCGCCGCCGGTCAGCAGGGGGACAGGGTCGAACTTCAGGCCGGTGAAACCCTCTTCGTCCACCATTTGAGCCGCCCGTCGGCCGACTTCTTTGGGGTTGGACCAAAACTCCTCGCCGTCCACGCCGTCGGTTGGCTTCAGGTAGGTGTACATGCGCACCTTGTCGCGGACCCTCCCGCCCATCAGCTCATAGACCGGCGCTCCCAGGGACTTGCCCAAGATATCCCAGAGGGCTATGTCGATCCCGGACAGAACGGCCGCCTTGGTCAGATCGCCCCCGTGGGAATAGTGGGCGTTGTACACGCTGTGCCAGATCGCCTCGATGGCGCGGGCGTCCCGGCCTAGAACAAAGCCCTCAATGACCCCGCCCACCACCGCCTTGAGCACATTGGGCGCGCAAAACACGGCGGAGGTGAAGACCTCGCCGTAGCCGCTGAACCCAGCGTCGGTGTCCAGCCGCAGGAACACCCAGACCGGCCCCCCGACCGTCGGGTCCGGATTGGCCACCGGGAACACTTCATAACCAACCACACGCATTTTAGATCCTCCTCGATCAAGCGCCGCCGGGCCCGGCGGCGCCGCGACTTCGGCTACGGGAGTCGATCCTCGCCGAGGCACAAACCTACCACGAACTATGTTCAAGCTGTCAAGACTTGTGTGGTGAACGAGCGGCTTCACTCATGTGTTCGCCCATCGCGGGTACCCGGCGAGGCTGCCGACGCGCCGGGCTCAGCATCCGAACATGAGGGCTCGGGCAGCCATTCGCGCTGGTCCGTGGGCAATTCTGAGCGATCGCCACAGAGCGCCCGCTGAGTCCTAGCGGTGGAATGTTCAATTGTGTTAGCCTCGGTCTTGCGCTTTTCGGCATCGAACATGCCGTGCCCGCCAAACAACAGGAGCCGATGATGGAGTATCCAAGGCTGATTTGTGCAGCCACCACCCCGTTCTTGGCCGACGGCACCCTGGACCAGGCGGGCCTGCGCCCGGCATTCGAGGGATTGAGGCAAGGCGGGGTGGCCGATGTCTTTACTCCGGGCACCACTGGGGAATTCACAACGCTCGAGGACGCCGAGCGGCTGGCGGTGATCGAGGCCGCCCTGGCAGTCTTCGGCCCGCAGCACGTCTACGCTCATGTCGGAGCCGCCAGCGAACGTCAAGCCGTGGCCCTCGCCGTCGCCGCGGCCAGGTTGGGGGCGCGCCGGTTTGGGGCCATCACCCCCTACTTCGTGAAGGCGGGCCCGGCGGCAGTGTTCGCCTACTACCGATCTTTGACCCAGGCCGTCCCGAAAGGCATGTTCTTTCCCTACCTTTTCAAGGCCAGCGCACGCACTGAGGTGACACCTGCGGCGTTGGCCGAACTCGCGACGTTGCCGGGCATTGTGGGGGCAAAGCTCTCCGGCCTGGACGCAACTGGGGCCATGGAGTACGTTGCCGCCGTGCCGGATGGCTTTCCGATCTACTCGGGCAATGACCGTGAGGCGTTGCGATTCGTGCTGGCCGGAGGCCGCGGAGCCGTCTCGGGGGTCTCGGCGGTCTTCACTGCGCCGTTCGTCGCCGCAATGGCCGCCGCCGGGCACGAGCAGAGCGCGGACTCCATAGGCCGTTTGCAAGACGGGATTGACCGGGCCTGCGACCTCACCCTGGACGGCCACTTCGGACTGCTCAAGGCAGGCGTGGCCGCACGGGGTCTGCCTTCGGGGCCTCTCCGCATGTGCGTTGAGGCTCCTCCCGCCGAAGCCGTCCGGCGCCTGCGTGAGGCGGTCGGGGCGGCGAATGCCGTCAATACTGCGAATCCAAGTTGAAGGAGACACATGATGAATGCCAAACGAGTTCTTGTCACCGGCGCCAGTTCGGGCATAGGCGCCGCCACAGCGCGGCTGTTCCGCGAGCGCAATTGGGACGTCGTGGCCGTCGCGCGTCGGATTGATCGTCTCGCGGAACTGGCCGCGGAAACCGGGGCTGAGCCATTCGCCGCTGATTTGACGAACCAGGATGATGTGGACCGCCTCGGCGCTCACCTTGCCGCCAGCGGCCCGCTCAATGCTGTTGTCAACAACGCGGGCGGGGCGTTCGGCATGGATTCGGTCGAGAAGTCGGATGTCGCCGATTGGCAAAAGATGTTCAACGTCAACGTGCTAGGCACGAAACGAGTGATTACCGCCACCCTGCCCCTGTTGAGGCGGACGGCTAGGGATGCCGGGCACGCCGACATCCTGAATGTGACCTCGATCGCCGGTCACGTGGTGTCGGAAAACGGCGGCGGCTACAACGCTGCCAAGTTCGCCGAACACGCGCTTACCGCCTGCCTGCGGTTGGAATTGGCGGGAGAGCCGCTGCGGGTGATCGAGGTCGCCCCTGGCATGGTCAAGACTGAAGAGTTCCTGCTCACCCGGTTCAACGGCGACGCGGCCCGGCGCCAGGAAGTCTACAAGGACATCCCCGACACCTTGACCGCAGAGGACTTGGCCACCGTCATCGTCCAGGCCATCGAGTTGCCCGGCCACGTTGACATTGACTTCGTCCTTGTCAAGCCAGTGTCCCAGCCGGCCACGTGGAAGCTAGTCCGCGAACCCCTCAAGGTGAGGGACTGACCAGCACGGTCTTGAAAGGCAGCCATCATGACGTTCCTGATCAACGACCCGGCGGCTTTTGCCGAAGAATTCATTGAGGGTTTCGTGGCCGCCAATCGCAACCTCTGCCAGGCTGTGCCCGGCGGCGTCATTCGGGCCGCCCAGCAGCCAAGAGGCGAGGTGGCCGTCATTACCGGGGGTGGCACCGGGCACTATCCGGCGTTCGCCGGGCTTGTTGGCCAAGGGAT
This genomic stretch from Bifidobacteriaceae bacterium harbors:
- a CDS encoding Gfo/Idh/MocA family oxidoreductase, with the translated sequence MSGPSWGILATGVIAHAFAQALSADGHQVVAVGSRSRARARQFATEHGIARAYGSYEELCGDPGVDILYVATPHVFHLENALMALDNGKHVLIEKPIAMNAQQAATIATRALETGLVAMEAMRTRFLPHMAEVRRIVESGALGEVRAVHATMMHNSGRPALHRVNNPVLGGGALLDLGVYPTAFVLDLLGEPERIQACAVMSAQRVDCVTSAAFVYPSGAAAAWTVAINAKADARAVVAGSEARIEIGQPWHCDTDLTCVDNRGDVIARYGGSGGSPGLHYQARAMEALVAGEDRTPQGAPANLMPVSESVRVMRCLDSIGVKIGLTYPSDSR
- a CDS encoding DeoR/GlpR family DNA-binding transcription regulator, encoding MGRLSGQERLEKVRDYVLSAGTVRNEDLASEFHVSLMTVHRDLDRLAAEGWLRRVHGGATVERSVLFESNVKFRSLENAEAKAKIARAAADLVQPGQAVLLDDSTTALAVARELVLRGDPWTAITNANQVVNLVAAQSNADLIALGGVYYPSADAFFGAGTVAALSNLYADIAMMSTSAITAGDCYHQLQDSIAIKRAMLASAERAVMLADFTKLSKHALHKFATLAEFATVVVDDAASSEQISELGEYLADVRVAGTVG
- the araA gene encoding L-arabinose isomerase, producing the protein MKSPFDHRDVWFLTGSVDLYGGEALTKVADQSRKIADQLAAEGHLPLKIVWKPVLKDRDGILRVMREANLDQSCVGVIAWMHTFSPAKMWIQGLDALDKPLLHLHTQFAAELPWASIDMDFMNLNQSAHGDREFAFMETRLGAARTSVAGHVSQPQVRQRIATWMRAAAGRAELRSLRVVRFGDNMRNVGVTEGDKVEAEHVFGSSVNTWGVADLVDGIDRVSDAEAKALAAAYDDQYRVVGELSPGGERRGDLLYAAKQELALRSFLEQQGAWALTDTFEDLGDLVQLPGLAIQRLMADGYGFGAEGDWKTALLVRAAKVMGHGLAGGSSLMEDYTYHLVPGEEKVLGAHMLEICPSLTTSTPSLEIHPLSIGNRSDPVRLVFDADPGPAMVLGLCDLGDRFRLTANQVQVVPPDQPMPNLPVARAVWRPEPALSTSATCWMMAGAPHHTLLTQSVPREVIEDLAEMLGVELLVIDQSTTERAFAKELRWNSAYYRMKRPLR
- a CDS encoding carbohydrate ABC transporter permease is translated as MKSEDLSFRIFRYAVSIFLTLFALAPIYVMLTSSLKPLVEVRNAFEWWPKHVTFEAFGEMWQTVPLARYFANSLIVCTVSTLLALVVALAAAYGVSRYRFRGRGAFLGAVLSTQMFPGVLFLVPLVLIFVNIDELIGQDILYQTRTGLIVTFLTFKLPFATWMLVGYLDGIPKELDESAKVDGLNAFGALTRIVIPVARPGIIAVAVYCFMTSWGELLFSSVMTNADTATLAIGLRQYATQQQVYWNQIMAASLAVSVPIILIFLLVQRNLVSGLAAGSIK
- a CDS encoding sugar ABC transporter permease, with translation MSAPVKTDVPPRRRPKRRRGAVNPRFTPYLFVGAALLFELLVHLVPMASGVITSFFSLNQYFIRQWFHAPFAGLDNYRVALDFDTSVGSALLHSFLVTIAYALVVVASSWALGFAGAVTLQRSFRGRGWLRTVFLIPYAMPVFAGVIVWSFMFQREGGLVNKLLVDTLHLFEEQQFWLLGDKAFFAAATVAIWRTWPFAFLSITAGLQSIGDDVYEAASIDGANSWKQIRHITLGLLRPVNAVLILMMFLWSFNDFNTAFVLFGETPPKSMDVITIHVYSTSFHTWEFGLGSAMSVLALLFLLVVTGGWLAWNRRGERNEK
- a CDS encoding extracellular solute-binding protein produces the protein MKTTRTLAVAAATILMASLAACGDQSNSTGGDEAKSSVTLTYWATNQGPSIPFDEEKLGEQISKFTEETGIKIDLEVVPWSEINDRIVTATTTMRGPDVLNFGNTNAFRYGSTGALMAFDADALAAIGGKDKFVPAAFSTTDLDPVTSLPLYSQVYALFYNKKIYEEAGLTPPETWADYLEQLDTLTDPDNGVYGLAYPGANNSMIMHFLFIYGVQHGVLPFDEDANATINTEGMAQTALQFVDLFQKGYVSPSSYESTNGGDAVNEFLQGKVATVIQQNGSVINAIADAGLSTDDFGVVPLPLIDPLPTGGKDVQSMIAGTNIAIFENTKHKEEALEFVKFMTDQQTLKAMDAAYGVLPVIEGASLDFIPNQEWAETFVDILANRSQALPLNGDNNAFQTNAGGELSRLIGQAAIGDKAVTLEDVKTALDAAQDMMPQKTL
- a CDS encoding mandelate racemase/muconate lactonizing enzyme family protein, with amino-acid sequence MRVVGYEVFPVANPDPTVGGPVWVFLRLDTDAGFSGYGEVFTSAVFCAPNVLKAVVGGVIEGFVLGRDARAIEAIWHSVYNAHYSHGGDLTKAAVLSGIDIALWDILGKSLGAPVYELMGGRVRDKVRMYTYLKPTDGVDGEEFWSNPKEVGRRAAQMVDEEGFTGLKFDPVPLLTGGDTYALQPVPIQPTQKLLAKAEGLAAAIRAAIGDRADMMIGTHGQFTASGAVRFAKRLEPYDPLWFEEPVEPELPSEMARVARKTTIPVAAGERLSSKWEFARLAEAKAADIFNFDVTQVGGLTEAAKIAALAEAHGIQITPHIFGGPLAPAASQHLALSAPNTLIMEGNGDYQDPAYKSLLVDPLDWRGGYLYPNGKPGIGHDLNEDLAREWATGPTDGFQYTRPAVHY
- a CDS encoding dihydrodipicolinate synthase family protein, whose amino-acid sequence is MPAKQQEPMMEYPRLICAATTPFLADGTLDQAGLRPAFEGLRQGGVADVFTPGTTGEFTTLEDAERLAVIEAALAVFGPQHVYAHVGAASERQAVALAVAAARLGARRFGAITPYFVKAGPAAVFAYYRSLTQAVPKGMFFPYLFKASARTEVTPAALAELATLPGIVGAKLSGLDATGAMEYVAAVPDGFPIYSGNDREALRFVLAGGRGAVSGVSAVFTAPFVAAMAAAGHEQSADSIGRLQDGIDRACDLTLDGHFGLLKAGVAARGLPSGPLRMCVEAPPAEAVRRLREAVGAANAVNTANPS
- a CDS encoding SDR family oxidoreductase, with translation MMNAKRVLVTGASSGIGAATARLFRERNWDVVAVARRIDRLAELAAETGAEPFAADLTNQDDVDRLGAHLAASGPLNAVVNNAGGAFGMDSVEKSDVADWQKMFNVNVLGTKRVITATLPLLRRTARDAGHADILNVTSIAGHVVSENGGGYNAAKFAEHALTACLRLELAGEPLRVIEVAPGMVKTEEFLLTRFNGDAARRQEVYKDIPDTLTAEDLATVIVQAIELPGHVDIDFVLVKPVSQPATWKLVREPLKVRD